A segment of the Triticum dicoccoides isolate Atlit2015 ecotype Zavitan unplaced genomic scaffold, WEW_v2.0 scaffold223287, whole genome shotgun sequence genome:
CTAGCGCGTCACGCCGTTGGGAGGAGGCCAGGCAGAGCGACGGGAGGTGGCCAAGCGGAGCGAGACAGGGGGTTTGTCTCTTCCCCCTGACCCCCTCGTTTCTTTCTCTCTCCCTTGCATCTCTCTCCCGCTACCGCCGCCATCGCCATTGACCTCGCCAGCTGCTCCTCCCTCTAAATCTAACCCTAGATCCCCCTCTATGACGTCGCAGCCACCCATCCTCCTCCTGTCCCGGCTCTCCTCCTACCCGCATATCGGTTGCGCCGCTGCTCTCCCATCGATCTCGCGTGCCGCCATCACCAGGAGGAGTGAGTGGATTGAGGACCTGCCATTCTCGCCATTGCTTCCCCGTCGAGCTCGCGCATCACATCAACGGGAGGAGAGGCTGCCGCTGCTCTACCCAGAGGAGCGCGCTGTCGACAAGAGGAGTCAAGGCGGAGGTCGCCGCT
Coding sequences within it:
- the LOC119345303 gene encoding uncharacterized protein LOC119345303, whose translation is MTSQPPILLLSRLSSYPHIGCAAALPSISRAAITRRSEWIEDLPFSPLLPRRARASHQREERLPLLYPEERAVDKRSQGGGRRSTVATSYALGDANWFQWLGPALHRRKNRKRGGRKGRKTRSWPARCVHSSRY